Proteins from a single region of Apium graveolens cultivar Ventura chromosome 7, ASM990537v1, whole genome shotgun sequence:
- the LOC141670425 gene encoding U3 snoRNP-associated protein-like EMB2271 codes for MGKSVKKAPKSSGKKRFSIENDTFFDNDKKRRRNFEDDNIESSDEDEYGELKGGEEAEEEEVETAAEVRKRIAEAHLEKLRKIKDEQDKREVSDDDEERERDREGERDTWVANVLQQEQLEDSGRVRRLIASRVQKPEVTEGFRVLVKHRQSVTAVALSEDDLKGFSASKDGTIVQWDIESGKSEKFKWPSDEVLKSHGLKDPQGRAVKHSKHVLALAVSSDGRYLATGGLDRHIHLWDTRSREHIQAFTGHKGPVSCLTFRQGTSELFSGSFDRTIKVWNADDRAYITTLFGHQSEVLTIDCLRKERILTVGRDRTMHLWKVPEESQLIYRASASSLECCCFISNDEFLSGSDDGSIEQWSVLRKKPVHIIKNAHALQTLDKLEHSENTRQSNGHKEDGIIKNPCLSAHSWVGSVSVCRNSDLASSGAGNGAIRLWEIERECKGLRPLFELPLVGFVNSLAFAKSGKFLVAAVGQEPRLGRWGRVSAARNGVALHSLQLAD; via the exons ATGGGGAAATCAGTCAAGAAAGCTCCCAAATCATCAGGCAAGAAGCGCTTCTCAATCGAAAACGACACGTTTTTCGACAACGACAAGAAACGGCGTCGTAATTTCGAAGATGATAACATTGAAAGTAGCGATGAAGATGAGTACGGAGAGCTGAAAGGCGGAGAAGAGGCGGAGGAGGAGGAAGTGGAGACTGCGGCGGAGGTGAGGAAGCGAATTGCGGAAGCGCATTTGGAGAAATTGAGGAAGATTAAAGATGAGCAAGACAAGCGTGAAGTAAGTGATGATGATGAGGAGAGGGAGAGGGATAGGGAGGGAGAGAGGGATACGTGGGTTGCGAATGTGTTGCAGCAGGAGCAGCTGGAGGATAGTGGTCGTGTGAGACGCTTAATTGCTTCGAG GGTACAAAAGCCAGAAGTAACTGAAGGGTTTCGCGTTTTAGTAAAGCACCGGCAGTCCGTCACAGCAGTAGCTCTATCTGAAGATGACTTGAAAGGTTTTTCAGCTTCCAAGGATGGTACTATTGTTCAGTGGGATATTGAAAGTGGGAAGAGTGAAAAATTTAAATGGCCAAGTGATGAAGTACTGAAATCCCATGGTTTGAAGGATCCACAAGGGCGAGCAGTAAAGCACAGCAAACATGTTTTAGCACTGGCGGTTAGCTCTGATGGTCGCTATTTGGCGACTGGTGGTCTTGATCGCCATATTCATTTATGGGATACTCGATCACGAGAACATATTCAG GCTTTTACAGGTCATAAAGGACCGGTGTCATGCTTGACATTTAGGCAAGGTACTTCAGAATTGTTTTCTGGTTCATTTGATCGAACAATTAAAGTGTGGAATGCAGATGACAGAGCCTACATAACAACATTATTTGGTCACCAGAGTGAAGTATTAACAATTGACTGCCTGAGAAAAGAGCGGATCTTGACTGTTGGACGTGATCGAACTATGCACTTGTGGAAG GTGCCAGAGGAGTCTCAATTAATATATCGTGCTTCAGCATCATCATTAGAGTGCTGTTGTTTTATTAGTAATGATGAATTTTTGTCGGGCTCAGATGATGGAAGTATTGAGCAATGGAGCGTATTGCGGAAGAAGCCTGTTCACATTATAAAAAATGCACATGCTTTGCAGACTTTAGACAAGTTGGAACACAGTGAAAATACAAGACAATCGAATGGGCATAAAG AAGATGGTATCATCAAAAACCCATGTCTCTCTGCGCATTCCTGGGTTGGATCTGTTTCTGTATGCCGAAACAGTGATCTCGCTTCCTCAGGAGCTGGTAATGGGGCAATTCGTTTGTGGGAAATTGAAAGGGAATGCAAAGGTCTTCGGCCATTGTTTGAGCTTCCTTTG GTTGGGTTCGTAAATTCATTGGCATTTGCAAAATCAGGAAAATTTCTGGTTGCTGCAGTAGGTCAG GAACCCCGTTTAGGAAGGTGGGGACGTGTTTCGGCTGCTCGCAATGGTGTGGCTCTGCATTCTTTGCAACTTGCAGATTAA